The window CATTGTCATGGAGTACATGCCGGACCAGAAGATCGTGGAGTCCAAGAGCTTCAAGCTCTACATGTTCGCCTACCGCAATCACCAGTCCTTCATGGAGACCCTGACCAACAAGATGCTCGACGATTTCGTCGAGACCCTCGATCCCCTCTGGTGCCGCGTCAAAGGCATCTTCGCCCCGCGAGGAGCCACCGACCTGCACGTCTTTGCCGAGCATTTCAAAACGGATTCCCCGCGCATCGACGAGGTAAGAGCCATGGTTTCCGAGTGGAAACAGGAAGCGAACAGACACGGGGCGTAACTTCTCTCGCCATATAAACGAAAAAGCCGTCTCTTAGACGGCTTTTCTTGTTTGTGCTTCAGCGGCCCAGACACCCTGCTCTATTATGCTCACGAACAGAAAAGAGTTTTTCGCTGACCATGGTTTATTTTCTCCATGGGCATGGTATGGAAAGGTAGGTTCAAAGGCTCACGCTCCTCCCCGATGAACGGGAGAAGCCCCCTCTTAAAGGGAAAGCGAATCAACTGCCTTGAAATATCTCAGGGAGGAACACCATGGAAGTACGAAGAAGCTATTGCGGGCTATGCCACCCTCGCTGCGGCATGCTGTTGCATATTGATAACGGCAAGGTCGTGAAAATCACTGGCGACCCGGACCATCCGATCTCTCGCGGCGCTCTTTGTGAACGTGGCCGACTGATGCTGGACCACATCTATCACCCCGACCGCCTGAATTATCCGCTGAAACGCGTCGGCGAACGGGGCGAAGGCAAATGGGAGCGGATCAGCTGGGAGCAGGCTCTGAATGAAGTGGCCGAGAAGCTCTCCAAGCTGCGCGAGGAATTCGGGGCCGAGACGCTGACGTTCACCCACGGCACAAAGCGGACGTACCACTGGGACTGCCGCCGTTTCTTCAACCTCTTTGGCTCCCCCAACACCTGTGGCGTGAATACCATCTGCATGTGCCCGAGTTACGCCACCGAATATGCCACCTATGGCGGCATGGTCATGGGAAGCGACATCGTCCATTCGCAATGTGTCGTCATGTGGGGATGCAACGCATCCAAGTCGAACCCGATGGGCCTGACTCCAATGATCGCAGCGGCACAAAAGAACGGCGCCAAGCTCATGGTCGTTGACCCGCGACGGACAAAAGAGGCTGAAAAGGCCGACCTGTGGTTGCAGATTCGCCCCGGCACGGACCTCGCTCTGATGCTGGGCTGGATTCGCCACATCATTACGAACGATTTGTACGACAAGGATTTCGTTGCCAATCATACTGTCGGCTTTGACGAGCTCAAGGACGCCGTGGAATCCTACACCCCGAAAAAGGTCGAGGAGATCACTTCGGTTCCGGCGGCCCTCGTGGTCGAATCCGCCACCATGTACGCGACAGCCGCGTCGGCCGTGATTCCCTTTGGCCTCGGTCTGGACAAACAGGGCGTGAACTCGACACAGTGTGCCCGTGGTCGAGCCATCTTGCGCGCCATCACCGGCAACCTCGAAGTTCCCGGCGGCGACATCTTCAGTCAGGCAGCCAATGTGGGCAAGGTCCACGACTGGGAATACCTTGAATTGAACGACATGATGCCCCAGGGCCAAAAGGCCAAGCAGCTCGGCGCGGATAAGTACCCGTTCTTCGGCTTCCCCGGCTGGGAGCGCAACTATGCCGCCAACAAGAAGCTGCCCCAAGGCTACGCCATGCCCCCTGAAGCGTGGCATTCAAATCTGGCCCACGCCAGAGAGGTCATGAACGCCATCATTACCGGGAAGCCATATCCGGTGAAGGCAGCCATCACCCTGGCGAGCAACCCGCTCCTCTCCCTGCCCAATACGCAGCAGGTCTTCGAGGCGCTCAAGGCGCTCGACCTCTATGTGGTCATGGAATACTACATGACCCCCTCGGCAGCCATGGCCGACTATGTTTTCCCGGCGTCCACCACGGTGGAACAGCCGGAGATCTGGTTGACCAGCGGGTTCTGCGTCGCCTGTCCGCAGGGGATCGACCCAATTGAGGAACGGAAGGACAGCTACTACTTCTACAGGCAATTGGGACTGCGACTTGGTCAGGAAGAGCACTGGCCGTGGGAGACCATCGAAGACGTTTACGACCACTGCCTCGAACCTGTCGGACTGACATTCCAGAAGCTGGCCGAACAGAATGGCCTTTTTGGGGAGATGGAGTTCCGTCGATACGAAAAGTACGGATTCGGTACACCCTCAGGTAAGGTGGAACTCAAATCGTCCATCTTTGAGGAGCTGGGCGCCGACCCGTTACCCGTGTATCACGAGCCTGTCTGGAGCCCGGAGAGCAAGGAGCCTGAGCTGACGGAAGAGTACCCGCTCATCCTCATCACCGGCAGTCGCTTCATGCCCATGTATCACTCCGAGCAGCGGCAAATCGAAAAGGCACGCAAGAAAGTGCCCGATCCCCTGCTTTCGATCCACCCGGACACGGCTGCCGAGCTTGGCCTCGCAGAGGGAGACTGGGCAGTCATCTCAACCCCGTCCGGTTCCATCCGCCAGCGGGTCCACATCACGGATGTGATGCACCCGAAGATGGTCGACGCACAGCACTCCTGGTGGTTCCCCGAACGCAACGAAAAGCTGCCAGACCTGTTTGGCGTCTTCGAATCCAACGCGAACATGCTCTGCCCTGACGCTCATGAATTCTGCAGCCCGGAAATCGGCAGTTGGCCACACTCCGCGCTCATCTGTCGGGTTGAAAAAGAACAGTAGGCTAAAAATATACACGGGGCGTACGTAATCCCTTGAACAATAACAATGGCCGGACTTGCGGATTTCTCCCGCAAGTCCGGCCTTCAAATTTTCCGGTACTATCGGTTACTAGCTGCGAGTCCGATCCCGGCGCCGATAAACGTGCCGCCGATGACCTTCTTCACATACTTCCCGACCTTTGCCTTGGAGAAGACGGAGATCACTTTCTGCCCGCTCACGGCGTAGATCATGAAGCAGACAAATGCGATCACAGCGCAAATTCCCAACAGCACACTGGACTGAGTCATATACGCCATTTCCGGGTTAATAAACTGGGGGAATATCGCGGTGAAGAAAACGATCGCTTTCGGATTTCCCGCTGTCACCAAGGCGCCCTGCATGAACATTTTTCTCGAAGAAACACGCTCCCCGGCCTGCCCGGTCTCGTCTTCTGAAATCAATGCTCCTGAAGACAGGAGAAGTGTCGCACCGATATACACCAAGTAGGCTGCGCCCGCCCATTTGACCAAGTGGAACACGGCCTCCGATGCAACCAGAATGGTTCCCAGACCGGCAATGGAGATCGAGGCCTGAATCAAGGTGACGACAACATTGCCAAGGGCCGATGCAACAGTTTTCCTTGCCCCGTACTGCATCCCGTGGGTCAACGCCAGCAGCATGCTGGGACCGGGAATAATGGAGGCAACAAACACCGTTACAGAGAACAAAAGAACAAAGTGAAATGTCATTACAGCACGCCCATTGATTGTTTCTGCCGTGAATCGGTCACGGTCATCGATTGGTAGAACCCCTGTGATTAGAGAAGAAAGATATGGCCATGAACCCCACGAGTCAAATCCCCTCACTCAATATTCATCAAACATTTTTGGGTCCATCTAAACATTTCTTTATATAACTATCATGGAAACCTGCTACTTAGCTCCTATTCTATAGCAAAAGACGCGAACCAGCAGCAGGCTCTCACATGGCACAGAAGCACGACATCGACACGCTGAAAGAAAAGATCCATGCCCTTGAGGATGAGTTGGAATCATACAGGCGGAACCTGTCTGACCGTTCCAGCAAAATTGATTTCCTGCAGGAGGTGCTGGACCAGTCACTGGCCAAGGTCTACGCCCTTGATGGCGAGCAGTTCACCTATGTCAGCCGTTCTTTTGCCCGGGCATTCGGCTATGACTCCCCCTCGGAAATCGTCGGGAAAATTCCGATCATCGAACTCGTCGCCCCGGAATGCAGGAAGCTGGTGGCCGAGAATCTGCGCAAACGCAGTAGCGGCCGGACGCGGGAGATGCACTACACGTTCACCGGGCTCCTCAAAGACGGCTCGTACAGCATGGTGGAGGTACAGGGAAGCGCCATGCAGGTCGGCACCCAGAATCAGGTTGTCGGCGTCATCGTGGATGTCAGCCACTACAACAAGATCAGTAACCTCGCCTATTACGACGCCCTGACCGGCCTACCCAACCGGGTGCTTTTCGCCGACAGGCTCGAGGCCGCGGTGATGCTCGCAGAAACGACAGGCGGGAGCTTTTCCCTGATGTTCATTGATCTGGACGACTTCAAAAAGGTGAACGACTCCGTCGGCCACGCGGCAGGAGATTTCGTGCTCAAGGAATCAGCCAACCGCATGATCGAACAGATCAGGCAAGGCATGGACACCGTGAGCAGAATCGGCGGCGACGAGTTCGTCGCCATCCTCGGCGAAACCGGCTGCCGCGACCACTGTGCGGATCTGGCCGGAAAGATGATCAAGGAACTCGAACGCCCCATGCCGTTCTGTGACCACGACATCAGCGTCAGCGCCAGCATCGGCATCAGCGTCTTCCCCACCGACGGCCACGACGCCACATCCATCATCAAGGCCGCGGATATGGCCATGTACAAGGCCAAACGAGGCGGCAAGGGGACGTTTGCATTTTATGACGGCTCCAACCGCCTGAAGTGCTCTTTAAAGTAAGCCCACAAAAAAGGCCGCCCCAAACGGGACGGCCTTTTATTTTCTATCGCATCTATTCGGATTCAACATGTAAAGGAACTTCACGAAACACCCTTGTCATAATCCTCCGATTCAACGTCATAAGCCCCTCCCAACTCTTCCCGAAGTCTCCGAAAGAGACTTTCTCCTTCCAATTGAAAAGCTTGCCATAACAGCTTATCCGCACGTTTGGAGGAAAAGCCTGAATCGGGTGGATACCGTTGGTCCAAAGTAGACTGAAAAATTCTATCCCACTCTGCAATGTCGTGCTTCAAGTCGTCACTAATAGGCAATGTTTCTGGATCGGTTGGCTCACCGCAGCCGTCTGAATCATCTATCCAGATGGGATGACACATCCATTCTAAAAAGAAACGCATTCTTCTCAACACACAAAACCCCACACAGTTATGATATCTTCATCTTATGAGCGATTATCCAAACCGTTTTCTAGACGTTTTTCCCGAATTAAATCTCTGCTCTCGTCAACATGGCGTTTCAACTTTTCCAATCCAGATATAACTGATGCATATATATCTTTATTCTCTTCTTTATCGAGAAATTTATCTGGATGTTCGTTATGCCACTTAATTGCTTCATCAATCGTCATAATCCATTCATCGACATTCCCGCCGATGTATCCATTCATGGTCGGGCCGACAGTATGTATTAAGGATGCAAACAGGGCGGGATCTTCTGATGCTTTGAGCGAAGGATTTGCTTTCAGATAGGCTCTAAAGCGAATCTGTCCTACATAGAACCACATCACACCTTTCTGGAAATCCCCCTCTGAAAACACTTTTGAGGCTTGAGTAAAATAATTCCCAGGGTGTCCTTTAACCAGTGCACTTTCAACTTCAGATGGGCTCATGCTTGAAAAGTCTGAAGGGGTAATTATGTACTCTGCATTCAAGCCTTTTTTCGTGGAAGTACAACCGAAAACCAAAAAGCAAATCAACACTAAAGCAAATCTTTTCATGCTCAATCTCACAGGTTTATTTAAACAAGAACAGATTGCTGCCATAGTTCTACATTTTACGCAAACCGCCCAATATTCTGCCTTCTTAATAATAAAAAAAAGGCCGCCCCAAACGGGACGGCCTTTTCTATTTCTATCTCAACGATCCTAGTTGAAGATCGTTCCGATTCGATTGAAACGGATATCGGTGAGGGAGCCCCAGGACCAGTAGATGATCAGAGCCTTACCCACGATCTTTTCGCGCTTGACCGTTCCCCACCAGCGGGAGTCGAAGGAGCCTTCGCGGTTGTCACCGAGCATGAAGTAGCGGCCTTCGGGGATGGTGTAGGGACCGAAATTGTCACGGATGGGCTGCATGTCTGCCTTGGTGTGGCGCACGTAGGGCTCATCCAGCGGCTCGCCGTTGATGTAGACCACCTTGTTCTTGATCTCCACGGTGTCGCCGGGCAGGCCGATGACGCGCTTGATGTAGTCCTTGGTCTCGTCCTCGGGGAACTTGAAGACCACGATATCGCCGCGCTCGGGGTCGCCCACCTTGTACAGCACTTTGCCGTCAGTGGTATCGAGCCAGACATTCGACGGCAGGCGCACGTCGTAGGCGAACTTGGTCACCAACAGGTGGTCGCCGATCTGGAGGGTATCCAGCATGGAGCCGGACGGAATCTTGAATGCCTGTACGATGAAGGCGCGAATGACAAAGGCCAGCAGCAAGGCCACAACTACGGCCTCGATGGTGTCCCGGAACTGTTTCATGGAATCATGTGTCATGTATATATGTCCTAAAATCAGATGAATAAAATCAGAGTCGGAGGTCGCCTTCGGCTCCATTGTCAGATGACGTCGCCTCCGGCGGCCAAAGGGCTATACCCTTTGGAATCCCTTTCGTGCCTTTGGCGTGGGCCAGTCTATGCTTATACTCAGTTAAATCAAGTTCCCATTTTTTTTGCACACACCCCACCCTCGAGCGAAGCGAGCTACAAAAAGTTTATGAGGGTGTCGGGAACCCTTTACAAAGGGTTCCTGACCCGTCGGAGACGCCCGTCCGGCGAGGACCCGCCGGAGGCTTCTCTTATTCCTCGTCTGCCTTCAAGACAGAGAGGAATGCTTCCTGCGGGATCTCGACGTTGCCCATGCGACGCATGCGCTTCTTACCTTCCTTCTGTTTCTCGAGCAGCTTGCGCTTACGAGAAATATCACCACCGTAACACTTGGCGGTAACGTCCTTGCGGAAGGGTGCGTTGCGCTCCTTGGCAATGATCTTGTTGCCGATGGCGGCCTGAATCACGACCTCGAACATCTGGCGCGGGATGGAGCGCTTCAGCTTGAGGGCGAGAGAACGACCGATGCGCTGCGAGTTCTCACGGTGCACGATGCAGGAGAAGGCATCCACGGGATCGCCGTTGATCAGGATGTCGAGACGCACGAGGTCGGCGTCGCGGTAATCGATGATCTCGTAATCGAGGCTGGCGTAGCCCTTGGTGGAAGACTTCAGCTTGTCGAAGAAATCGTACATGACCTCGGCGAAAGGCATCTCGTAGGTGATGACCACGCGGTTTTCGGTGATGTACGCCATGTCCTTCTGAATGCCGCGTTTCTCTTCGCAGAGGGCGAGCACCGCACCAACGAACTCGTTGGGCACGTGCACTTCGAGGCGCACGAAAGGCTCGCTGATGCGACCGATCTTGGTCGGATCAGGCAGCTTGGACGGGTTGTCGATGGTCAGGACTTCGCCCTGCACGTCCTCCACCTCGTAAATAACCGAGGGGGCGGTGGTGATGAGCTTGGCCTCGAATTCGCGCTCCAGACGCTCCTGAATGATCTCGATGTGGAGCAGACCGAGGAAGCCGCAACGGAAGCCGAAGCCGAGCGCCTGAGAAGTCTCGGGCTCGTAGCTGAAGGCGGCGTCGTTGAGCTGGAGCTTTTCCAGCGCGGCCTTGAGAGTTTCGTACTCACTCGGCTCCACCGGATAGAGACCGGAGAAGACCATGGGCTTGACCGGCTTGAAGCCGGGGTACGGCTCGGTCACCGGACGGGCAGCATGGGTGATGGTATCGCCCACGGGCGCATCGCCCAGCTCTTTCATGGAGGCGCAGAGGAATCCAACCTCGCCGGGCCCCATGGACTTGATGTCCACGGCCTCAGGCATGAACGCACCGAGTCGAGTGACTTCGAAGTCCTTGCCGGAGGAAAAAATTCTGATCATGTCTTTCTTCTTCAGCGTACCGTCGAGGATACGGAAGAGCACGACCACACCCTGATAGGAGTCGTACCAGGAGTCGAAGATCAGGGCCTTGAGCGGCGCGTCCGGATCGCCCTTGGGCGGCGGCAGCATGTGAATGACTGCGTCCACGACATCCTGCACGTTCAGGCCGGTCTTGGCAGAAACGGAGATGGGGTTGGAGCAGTCCAGCCCGATGACCTCTTCGATCTCGTGGCTGATGCGTTCCGGATCGGCGCTGGGCAGGTCGATCTTGTTCAGGACCGGGATGACCTCCAGGTCGTTGTCCAGCGCGAGGTACACGTTGGCCAGCGTCTGGGCCTCAACGCCCTGGGTGGAGTCGACCACCAGCAGCGCGCCCTCGCAGGACGACAGCGAACGGGACACCTCGTAGGAGAAGTCCACGTGGCCGGGCGTATCAATAAGGTTCAGAATGTATTTCTCGCCGTCGCTATCGGTGTACGGAATACGTACGGTCTGGGCCTTGATGGTGATGCCGCGTTCTCGTTCCAGTTCCATTTTGTCGAGGTACTGGTCTTTCTTGTCTCGGTCGCCGACCATGCCGGTCAGTTCGAGGATGCGGTCCGCCAAGGTCGACTTGCCGTGGTCGATATGGGCGATGATGCTGAAATTGCGGATTTTATCTATTTTGCTCATAGTTCTCATAGCTAAGAGGTTTCATGTCATAGGCAATACGGTAAGACCCCATCGCCGGGCATGTGGAGTGGGTTGTAAAGGATTTGGGGGTGGTTGTCTAATATATATGGGCGAGCTTATGAAGCCATGATTGCATAAAAGCCGCACTGACAAAGAAGGCCTCCCACTGAATACACCAGCGAAAGGCCTTCTTTGTAATCGGAGGGAAAAGCTCTACGCCGTAGCTTTCCGGCGAAGGCCGACGAGTCCGACAAGGCCGGACCCCAGCAGCCAGACAGCACCGGGGAGAGGAGTCGGTGAAGTTCGTTCTTCCAACGAGTTGAATCCACTTGCACTCTTCAGAAATCCCAATTGTGTAGACAGATACATGGGGCCAGCATAATTTTGAAACACAGCAGCATCCATAGCACCGCTAATCAAAGGCTCTGGTGTGTAAAGGTAAAAATATGACATGTCGTCAATGGCTACCAAAAGGTCGGTGAAAACGTATTCCAGCTGCATGATGCCAGTGTTAACCGATATTCCTCCGAATATGGAGCCATCACTATCAATGTCTGGAGAGTCTGTTACCCAGCCGGTAAAAGGAGCAGAAATCGGGTTTGTTTCATACTCTGTAAACGTCCCAGAGAAATCATAAATTGTAGCGTGTGCGCTCCCTACCATGGACATCACGACAGCCAGCGACATAACAATCCGAACCAGTGACATTTTCATCTACATATCTCCTGAACAATCAACACAAAGTTGCAGCGATTACGCGTTCATCTTCCGACGCAAACCCACGAGTCCGACAAGGCCGGACCCCAGCAGCCAGACAGCGCCGGGGAGAGGAGTCGGAGCCGGGGCGTCTGCCGAGGTCACGACGATGTCGATGTCTGCATCCAAAATATTACCCGGACCTATACCATACATAAATTCATATATAGTCCCAGTGTAAAGAGGCTCTAAATCGTCAACATTGGAGAAGCTCTCAAGCCCATATGTAGTAGGCCAGTAATGATCGACCAGCTTTACCATACCATCAATCATTAGTGTCGAAGTCGCACTAGAAACACCAGCTACTGTAACAAACTGAGAAAAACTCACATCCACAAGGCGCTCGATATCTCTCCCATAATCAGAGAAAATCGTCAGCGCCCCACGAAACATGATATATTCCTGTAAATTGGTCGCATCTAAGGAAACCCCGTTATCGATGCTCCTGCTTGAAAAGATTCCGCTATTAAGAGAGTTCCCCGAGAACTCAATATAGTAGGCCTGCGCAGAGCACGGGATTGCCAGAATGACAGCAACGATGAGTGTGTAGACGAGCTTCATAAGTCCTCCGATAAAATTTTATCGACTTATGCATAAATCACACCCATTTTAATCTGCTGTGCAAAAACAGGTTGTTATTGAGGTTGCGTTGGGAATGGTGGCGGGGAGTGGGGATTTTTCTGGATTTATTGGACAATAGAGGAGGTCGGCCTTCGGCCTCCGATTATTGGAAGATTCCTGCCGGAGGCGTCCTGCGCGGACGGCGGTTCTTTTTTGGCTGAGCCGCCCCAAAAAAGAACGAAAAAAGCGCGGCTTTTCTAGCTTGGCCGCCCGGCGTGAGCGGCTGAGAATCTGATCCAAATAGAATGCCTTGAGCCGCGCTGCGCGACGTTCGTCGCTGCCCGATAACCTACGGCCATGGGCGGCATTCGATTTGGTCAGCTTCTAGGCCACTCTCTTGAGGGCTGGGAAAGTTGACCTGTTCTGAACTCAAATATTGACAACTTGTTATCAACAATAAAAATGTATAAGAATCTTAATAGACAGTTGAGGTGAGTCGATTTGAATTCCAGAAAAGTAATAGCAGATAGACTCAATTTTGAGTTCTCCAAACGTAATTATTCATCACACGATGTCGCCAAACTTTGTGACATCGATGAGATTCTTGTTGATAATTACCTAAACGCAAAAGCAGAACTCAAGGTTTCAGAATTAAAAGAAATCTGCTCATGCCTTAACTTCAATTTCCTTTATTTACTCAAATCGAACTATCAACCGACTTCGGTCAGCTTTAGAAACATTGATTCCGAGGCCAAAACATTTGCATCAGGAATAGAGAACGCCTTTCACATTGTTAAAGAACTGATCCCCAACATCAACGAATCAAAAATCAAGCCACAGAAAAACTATCCAACTGAATGGCTAGAACTTATCGTTATTGCAAGGAATCACGTTAATGCAGTAAAAAAAGAATACAACAATTCGTTAAGTTGGGCATGCACGATGCTCAATGTTACTTTCTTCACTTCCAAATCTGATATTGATGTAGACGGTTTTTATCTTACTGATAATTCGAAAAATGCAATATACATAAATACAAACTATCCACCGTGCAGAATACGTTTCACCATCGCACATGAGTTGTCACACCTATTATTCGACCATGACGCCGCAGTCAGCTCCGACAACCTGAAGTTCAATCCATATTCAAAGAATATTGACAAGAAAGATATTCCTGAATTCCTTGCAACAAAGTTTGCTCAATTCTTTTTGATTCCATTTGAAAAGGCTAATCGTTGGGCCATGCAGTGGCCTAATAATATTGACCTCGATGATGTACAAAGAACTATCTTTGAGAACAAAACCAGTGTTGATGTAGCTATCAATGCTTTATATGATTTATTGTACATTTCTGGAAAAACAGAACAATACAAGAACATCAAAGAGAAACTTTCTCACCTTTACTCAAGTAGTGACGATGACATCTTAACTCTTCTAAAACGGAACAAACAAAGATTTTCTAATATCATTAGTGACAATAAAGACTCTTTCTCAGAATCTGTCTATTCTCGTATTGAATCTGAACTTGAGCTATGACTATGACAACAGAACACTTCTTAGACTCTTCTTTTGTTTCCCAGCTGTATAGAGTAGACGATACTTGTGAACTGCTAGCATGGATTCCCACATTATTAGAAAAAGAATGTTTAGTTTCAACGGACCAGTTTTACAAAGGAAAATGTAATCAATCAGATCACTACTGTGCTGTTTTAGAAGATAAAGTTTCTGAGGAAGATGCAATCGACTTTTGGATCAATTGCAATGATCAAGTTCAACTTGAGCGAATCTATGATGTCGACTCAAAGACGGGTGACATCTATGACTTATTAGCAGTGGCCTATGCAGCACAAACGACATGTGAAATTTTTAGCTGTGACAGAAGACTCTTAATAGTCTGCAAACAAATGACTGTTCCTCATAAGTGCTTTAAGTCAGTCATGTGTGATCTAGATAGCAAAGAAGACCTTTTCTCTAATGACCACTTCGAACTCTGTAAGATGCACGATCCGAAAGGAGATGATCCATTCTTCCACTTTGCATCAAACACAAGATGCAAAGAATGCTGTAACAACATCTGCGTCTTCCCATTAATCCCTAGGCATAGCATCAAACCACCAAAGCCTTAGAAGCTGACCAATCGATGGAGCGACTCTTTCGAATCGTTACGAGCCATACGAGATCGCACACCATCGATTCGGGGAGCGGAGCCGATTGGATCAGATTCTTGGGCGTGGATGGCAGCGGCCAAGCTAGGGAAGCCGAGTTTCTTTGGTTCTTTCTTGGGGCGGCTCAGCCAAGAAAGAACCGCCGTCTGCGTAGGACGCCACCCGGCAGCGATGGTTCATCAATCGGAGCCGAAGGCGACCTCCTCTAAATTCTTCCAACTAAAAAGGCCGCTCCATCGGAGCGGCCTTTTCTTCTCTTCAATCAAATAAACCTAGCGTAGCGTCTACCCGCCAAACTGATAAAACAAACTCGCCTGTGTACAACACCCGCTGAAGCCGAGCGATTTATACACCGTTTCCATACACACGGCTTCCCTGACGACGCCCGCCAAGTGATCTAAGGCGTCTTCCAGATCGAAGCGCACCTGTACGTCCTCTAACGGCGACAGGCCTTTGTCCATTCGGAGCTGATCGATAAACCAGCGGCGGAATTCGTCGGCGTCGAACAGGCCGTGGAGGTAGGTTCCCCAGACGCGGCCGTCGGGGCGGGCAAAGCCGAGGGGATCGCCGCTGTTGTCGCGCAGGGCGATGCGGAGATTCTCGGACAGCGGTTTGGTTTCGCCGTGGTGGATTTCGTAGCCGTGGACCCGGCGGCCTGATTTGGAGTGCT of the Pseudodesulfovibrio sp. zrk46 genome contains:
- a CDS encoding LysE family translocator, whose translation is MTFHFVLLFSVTVFVASIIPGPSMLLALTHGMQYGARKTVASALGNVVVTLIQASISIAGLGTILVASEAVFHLVKWAGAAYLVYIGATLLLSSGALISEDETGQAGERVSSRKMFMQGALVTAGNPKAIVFFTAIFPQFINPEMAYMTQSSVLLGICAVIAFVCFMIYAVSGQKVISVFSKAKVGKYVKKVIGGTFIGAGIGLAASNR
- a CDS encoding VPLPA-CTERM sorting domain-containing protein produces the protein MKLVYTLIVAVILAIPCSAQAYYIEFSGNSLNSGIFSSRSIDNGVSLDATNLQEYIMFRGALTIFSDYGRDIERLVDVSFSQFVTVAGVSSATSTLMIDGMVKLVDHYWPTTYGLESFSNVDDLEPLYTGTIYEFMYGIGPGNILDADIDIVVTSADAPAPTPLPGAVWLLGSGLVGLVGLRRKMNA
- the lepB gene encoding signal peptidase I, which gives rise to MTHDSMKQFRDTIEAVVVALLLAFVIRAFIVQAFKIPSGSMLDTLQIGDHLLVTKFAYDVRLPSNVWLDTTDGKVLYKVGDPERGDIVVFKFPEDETKDYIKRVIGLPGDTVEIKNKVVYINGEPLDEPYVRHTKADMQPIRDNFGPYTIPEGRYFMLGDNREGSFDSRWWGTVKREKIVGKALIIYWSWGSLTDIRFNRIGTIFN
- a CDS encoding molybdopterin-dependent oxidoreductase, which codes for MEVRRSYCGLCHPRCGMLLHIDNGKVVKITGDPDHPISRGALCERGRLMLDHIYHPDRLNYPLKRVGERGEGKWERISWEQALNEVAEKLSKLREEFGAETLTFTHGTKRTYHWDCRRFFNLFGSPNTCGVNTICMCPSYATEYATYGGMVMGSDIVHSQCVVMWGCNASKSNPMGLTPMIAAAQKNGAKLMVVDPRRTKEAEKADLWLQIRPGTDLALMLGWIRHIITNDLYDKDFVANHTVGFDELKDAVESYTPKKVEEITSVPAALVVESATMYATAASAVIPFGLGLDKQGVNSTQCARGRAILRAITGNLEVPGGDIFSQAANVGKVHDWEYLELNDMMPQGQKAKQLGADKYPFFGFPGWERNYAANKKLPQGYAMPPEAWHSNLAHAREVMNAIITGKPYPVKAAITLASNPLLSLPNTQQVFEALKALDLYVVMEYYMTPSAAMADYVFPASTTVEQPEIWLTSGFCVACPQGIDPIEERKDSYYFYRQLGLRLGQEEHWPWETIEDVYDHCLEPVGLTFQKLAEQNGLFGEMEFRRYEKYGFGTPSGKVELKSSIFEELGADPLPVYHEPVWSPESKEPELTEEYPLILITGSRFMPMYHSEQRQIEKARKKVPDPLLSIHPDTAAELGLAEGDWAVISTPSGSIRQRVHITDVMHPKMVDAQHSWWFPERNEKLPDLFGVFESNANMLCPDAHEFCSPEIGSWPHSALICRVEKEQ
- a CDS encoding sensor domain-containing diguanylate cyclase → MAQKHDIDTLKEKIHALEDELESYRRNLSDRSSKIDFLQEVLDQSLAKVYALDGEQFTYVSRSFARAFGYDSPSEIVGKIPIIELVAPECRKLVAENLRKRSSGRTREMHYTFTGLLKDGSYSMVEVQGSAMQVGTQNQVVGVIVDVSHYNKISNLAYYDALTGLPNRVLFADRLEAAVMLAETTGGSFSLMFIDLDDFKKVNDSVGHAAGDFVLKESANRMIEQIRQGMDTVSRIGGDEFVAILGETGCRDHCADLAGKMIKELERPMPFCDHDISVSASIGISVFPTDGHDATSIIKAADMAMYKAKRGGKGTFAFYDGSNRLKCSLK
- the queF gene encoding preQ(1) synthase; the encoded protein is MSKSQDQTGHLKTLGEGGQTKYQMDSPHAGILEAFPNNYPDRPYVVSISFPEYTSLCPMTGQPDFGTIVMEYMPDQKIVESKSFKLYMFAYRNHQSFMETLTNKMLDDFVETLDPLWCRVKGIFAPRGATDLHVFAEHFKTDSPRIDEVRAMVSEWKQEANRHGA
- the lepA gene encoding translation elongation factor 4, producing MSKIDKIRNFSIIAHIDHGKSTLADRILELTGMVGDRDKKDQYLDKMELERERGITIKAQTVRIPYTDSDGEKYILNLIDTPGHVDFSYEVSRSLSSCEGALLVVDSTQGVEAQTLANVYLALDNDLEVIPVLNKIDLPSADPERISHEIEEVIGLDCSNPISVSAKTGLNVQDVVDAVIHMLPPPKGDPDAPLKALIFDSWYDSYQGVVVLFRILDGTLKKKDMIRIFSSGKDFEVTRLGAFMPEAVDIKSMGPGEVGFLCASMKELGDAPVGDTITHAARPVTEPYPGFKPVKPMVFSGLYPVEPSEYETLKAALEKLQLNDAAFSYEPETSQALGFGFRCGFLGLLHIEIIQERLEREFEAKLITTAPSVIYEVEDVQGEVLTIDNPSKLPDPTKIGRISEPFVRLEVHVPNEFVGAVLALCEEKRGIQKDMAYITENRVVITYEMPFAEVMYDFFDKLKSSTKGYASLDYEIIDYRDADLVRLDILINGDPVDAFSCIVHRENSQRIGRSLALKLKRSIPRQMFEVVIQAAIGNKIIAKERNAPFRKDVTAKCYGGDISRKRKLLEKQKEGKKRMRRMGNVEIPQEAFLSVLKADEE
- a CDS encoding VPLPA-CTERM sorting domain-containing protein, translated to MKMSLVRIVMSLAVVMSMVGSAHATIYDFSGTFTEYETNPISAPFTGWVTDSPDIDSDGSIFGGISVNTGIMQLEYVFTDLLVAIDDMSYFYLYTPEPLISGAMDAAVFQNYAGPMYLSTQLGFLKSASGFNSLEERTSPTPLPGAVWLLGSGLVGLVGLRRKATA